From one Perca flavescens isolate YP-PL-M2 chromosome 4, PFLA_1.0, whole genome shotgun sequence genomic stretch:
- the tmf1 gene encoding TATA element modulatory factor, with protein sequence MSWFNASHLSSFAKQALTTAQKSIDRVLDIKEEDQWGDTVVKPYDDVTIPGKLSLSGGWGMTQWEAPLEEKTTTPPPSSEAITTPVTRTVVDESENFFSAFLPPGDVQGGTNTQVVSVPPTKSQIRPQEKEKKNIEAVAQKEVETQNSAPADESQENQTVAESQPVELESSPTAPYADTILLQPVSPASSSIDLPCNPDSEKSIVKTDASSPVFVDSKTEQSQKASDHEVEQDTTDSSEPAAVTSEPKSSTPSDPSPSPSSKGVLIEHKDSKVEDRQNDTPSPPVSAFSSGTSTTSDIEVLDHDSVLSESSASSRQETGESKAGLHLMQGSFQLLTASTCGDFPRLEDYSKLTESSGSSSDAFERIDSFSVQSLDSRSVSEVNSDDEIPGSRTLASVTAGPPLTVSSAVCQKQEDGGEEKVGEEKEKEEEKEEEEEEEEEGFTETMREQSLDEMEESGRSVTPVNSEQPEELTEQEQESEANPLSGPTSKAEEQTTPPITEEMRSVSTVQILELQKVIDDLSGRLEKRESQLLAVSKDKAKLDEQCDNLKDEVISLKEESSTVQSLKEEFTQRIADAERKAQLACKERDIAKKEIKGLREELSTRLHSSDTMEIIKEKEEQIRGLLEEGEKLSKQQLQHSNIIKKLRGKEKESDARMTKQQRKIKEQEEELGQLQQVLDGKEEVERQHRENIKKLNAVVERQEKELSKLQAESEELQEKNRSLQAALDNCYKELAELHKAHVSRTSEAEEAALSRETQAKEQLSLAYEKAQEEARMQQEALANQVADLRLALQRAEQQQARKEDYLREEISELQQRLQEAETRNQELSQSVTSATRPLLRQIENLQASLGGQTASWEKLEKNISDRLADAQAQLAVAVEKERSATEDLLSIKSQLASLESQNSLLRQEKARLLAQLDSERNKREKLEDESSREHVDLENLRGEHSRMLEEAKKEKLLLTNQLEMEKMKVEQEKKKCYLAHEALKEKERKAMTHSVGEAPASSTPSLSRSSSISGADNAGLHTSVLSQDDCLDHSLGTMTMSMSMSGTNLYEAARLSGGSSVIENLQSQLKLREGEIAQLQLEISSLERSRSVMAEELVRLTNQNDEMEEMVKDIPKLKVQLKDLEQRHNTILQMYGEKAEEAEELRLDLEDVKNMYKIQIDELLKNQK encoded by the exons ATGAGTTGGTTCAACGCATCTCACCTGTCCAGCTTCGCTAAACAAGCTTTAACAACAGCTCAGAAGTCAATCGACCGAGTTCTGGACATCAAAGAAGAGGACCAATGGGGTGACACAGTTGTAAAGCCCTATGATG ATGTTACAATACCGGGGAAGCTGTCATTAAGTGGAGGATGGGGAATGACGCAGTGGGAAGCACCCCTTGAAGAAAAGACCAccactcctcctccttcctctgagGCCATTACTACTCCTGTTACTCGCACAGTTGTGGATGAATCCGAAAACTTTTTTAGTGCCTTTCTGCCACCTGGAGACGTACAAGGTGGCACCAACACCCAGGTAGTGTCTGTACCCCCTACTAAGTCTCAAATAAGGCCtcaggagaaagaaaagaaaaacatcgaGGCTGTGGCACAAAAAGAAGTAGAGACTCAAAATTCAGCACCTGCGGATGAGAGTCAAGAGAATCAGACAGTTGCTGAGAGCCAGCCAGTTGAGCTTGAGTCCTCACCAACAGCACCGTATGCAGACACTATCCTCCTGCAGCCAGTTTCCCCTGCTTCTTCTTCCATCGATCTTCCTTGTAACCCTGACAGCGAAAAAAGCATTGTAAAAACAGATGCTAGCTCTCCAGTTTTTGTAGACTCAAAAACGGAGCAGTCACAGAAAGCATCAGATCACGAGGTTGAGCAGGATACCACAGATTCATCTGAACCTGCTGCTGTCACTTCTGAGCCTAAGAGCTCTACACCTTCTGATCCTTCGCCCTCCCCGTCCTCTAAGGGGGTTCTCATAGAGCATAAAGACTCAAAGGTGGAGGACCGTCAAAATGACACCCCCTCTCCTCCAGTCAGCGCTTTCTCCTCAGGAACCTCTACCACCAGTGACATTGAAGTTCTTGACCATGACTCTGTGTTGAGTGAGAGCTCAGCCAGCTCCAGACAAGAAACAGGGGAGAGCAAGGCTGGCCTTCACCTAATGCAGGGCTCCTTCCAGCTTCTCACTGCCTCCACCTGTGGAGATTTCCCCCGTCTGGAGGACTATTCCAAACTCACAGAGAGCAGCGGCTCTTCCTCGGATGCATTTGAGCGCATAGATTCATTCAGCGTGCAGTCATTGGATAGCCGGAGTGTCAGTGAGGTTAACTCGGATGATGAGATCCCTGGGAGTCGGACGCTAGCGTCTGTCACTGCAGGCCCTCCTTTAACAGTGTCATCAGCTGTATGTCAGAAGCAGGAAgatggaggagaagagaaggtaggagaggagaaggagaaggaagaggagaaggaggaggaagaggaggaggaggaagagggctTTACTGAAACAATGAGGGAACAGTCGCTGGATGAGATGGAGGAGAGCGGACGGAGTGTGACACCTGTTAATAGTGAGCAGCCTGAAGAGTTGACAGAACAGGAACAGGAATCCGAGGCTAACCCACTGTCTGGTCCCACCTCCAAAGCTGAAGAACAGACCACTCCTCCAATCACTGAAGAGATGAGAAGTGTCTCAACAGTTCAGATTTTGGAGCTTCAAAAG GTTATTGACGACTTGTCGGGCCGCCTTGAGAAGAGAGAGTCTCAGCTGCTGGCTGTCAGCAAAGACAAGGCCAAGCTGGACGAGCAGTGTGACAATCTCAAAGA TGAAGTGATAAGCCTGAAGGAGGAGAGCTCCACTGTTCAGTCCCTAAAGGAAGAGTTCACCCAGCGCATAGCAGATGCAGAGAGGAAGGCTCAGCTGGCCTGCAAAGAAAGAGACATAGCCAAGAAG GAAATAAAGGGTTTGCGAGAAGAGCTTTCTACAAGACTTCACTCCAGTGATACAATGGAGATCATCAAAGAGAAGGAAGAACAGATCAGAGGCCTGCTGGAAGAAG GTGAAAAGTTGTCcaagcagcagctgcagcacagCAACATCATCAAGAAACTGCGtgggaaggagaaggagagcgACGCAAGGATGACCAAGCAACAGAGGAAAAtcaaggagcaggaggaggagctcGGGCAactgcagcag GTTCTAGATGggaaggaggaggtggagaggcAGCACAGGGAGAACATCAAGAAGCTGAACGCTGTGGTGGAGCGGCAGGAGAAGGAGCTGAGCAAGCTGCAGGCGGAGTCTGAGGAGCTGCAGGAGAAGAACCGGAGCCTCCAGGCTGCTCTGGACAACTGTTACAA GGAGCTGGCAGAACTTCACAAGGCGCATGTCAGCAGGACCAGTGAGGCTGAAGAAGCAGCTCTTAGCAGGGAAACACAGGCCAAGGAGCAGCTGAGCCTGGCTTATGAGAAGGCCCAGGAGGAGGCCAGGATGCAACAGGAGGCTCTGGCCAATCAG GTGGCTGACCTGAGACTGGCTCTGCAGAGAGCTGAGCAACAGCAAGCAAGGAAAGAAGATTATTTAAGGGAGGAGATCAGTGAGCTGCAGCAG AGGCTTCAGGAAGCAGAGACTAGGAACCAGGAACTCAGTCAGAGTGTTACCTCTGCAACACGGCCCCTACTGCGACAAATTGAGAACTTACAGGCCTCATTGGGTGGACAGACGGCATCCTGGGAAAAACTTGAGAAGAACATCTCTGATAGACTAG CGGATGCCCAGGCACAGTTGGCCGTTGCTGTGGAAAAGGAGCGATCAGCAACAGAAGACCTTCTGTCCATCAAGTCCCAGCTGGCCTCTCTGGAGTCCCAGAATTCCCTGTTACGCCAGGAGAAGGCCCGGCTCCTGGCTCAGCTGGATTCTGAGagaaacaagagagaaaaaCTGGAGGATGAGAGTAGCAG GGAGCATGTTGATTTGGAAAATCTGAGAGGAGAACACAGTCGCATGCTAGAAGAGGCCAAGAAAGAAAAG CTGCTGCTGACCAATCAATTAGAGATGGAGAAGATGAAGGTGGagcaagagaagaagaaatgcTACTTGGCACATGAAGCACTGAAGGAAAAG GAGCGAAAGGCTATGACCCACTCTGTAGGAGAGGCCCCAGCCTCCTCCACACCCTCCTTATCCCGCTCTAGCTCAATCAGTGGGGCTGACAATGCTGGTCTACATACCTCTGTTCTTTCCCAG GATGACTGTTTAGACCACTCTCTAGGTACAATGACCATGTCTATGTCGATGAGCGGCACCAACCTGTACGAGGCCGCCAGGCTGTCTGGAGGCTCCAGCGTCATAGAGAACCTCCAGTCTCAGCTCAAACTCCGAGAAGGAGAGATAGCACAACTGCAG CTTGAGATCTCCAGTCTAGAGAGGAGTCGTTCTGTGATGGCAGAAGAGCTGGTCCGACTCACCAATCAAAACGATGAGATGGAGGAGATGGTGAAGGACATCCCCAAGTTGAAAGTTCAACTCAAG GATCTGGAGCAGAGGCACAACACTATCCTGCAGATGTATGGAGAAAAGGCTGAAGAGGCAGAGGAGCTGAGACTGGACCTTGAAGATGTGAAGAACATGTACAAAATCCAGATTGATGAACTCCTGAAGAACCAGAAATAA